One genomic region from Amaranthus tricolor cultivar Red isolate AtriRed21 chromosome 12, ASM2621246v1, whole genome shotgun sequence encodes:
- the LOC130796970 gene encoding wall-associated receptor kinase-like 8, whose translation MSCILLLFVLLYPIWHLQLTASSSYPAIAKPGCQDQCGNIKIPFPFGFGAKNCFHNESYEITCDNASFGTPKPFLQKFNLEVKDINWLGKNARVSDSEMENDQILIVGVTLQDVCKSKYSVDFRRSPYRFSTWYNVLVVDGCGGSVVLKNRDRKILIGCAAECTNETVDIATKDCYGIGCCQASFIKYNTVGSDSEMLHRLKALDFYELEVDYEADSSACEMRAGLIDHRSVNKSAESTVSMVLEWSAPDLFNSYSGGSCGYYYEGNPYLPEGCQVVRECTSCIHRCKRAWDQSYESIHYYCDKYPIFKWGSVLGFSLGLGFMVMVIGCYWLYRVIERKKKAKRKSDYFKRNGGLLLQQQIGSVEDTTQKTKIFPVTELEKATDNFNKNRILGQGGQGTVYKGMLKDGRIVAIKKSKKVDKSQLEQFVNEVVILSQINHRNVVKLLGCCLETEVPLLLYEFVQNGTLYEHIHVGSEDFHVTWKTRLQMAAESADAIAYLHSSSSSPIYHRDIKSANILLDSKYRAKVSDFGASKSIEIEQTHVTTCVIGTYGYLDPEYFQSNQFTEKSDVYSFGVVLVELITSKKPICPTKDGGWISLAVEFLFHMENSRLLDILDARLLEEGNKEEFVAVAKLARQCLNLNGKERPTMREVATVLDEIRSSSHVPDTRESDFMACTGVLMATSSDKPIGPSTTNMFFSDFGLGSSSIQFKGQTL comes from the exons ATGTCCTGTATCCTTCTGCTCTTCGTGCTGTTGTACCCAATATGGCATTTGCAGTTGACAGCATCATCCTCTTATCCAGCCATTGCAAAGCCAGGATGCCAAGACCAATGTGGGAACATTAAAATTCCGTTTCCTTTTGGATTTGGTGCAAAAAATTGTTTTCACAATGAGTCTTATGAGATAACTTGTGATAATGCTTCATTTGGTACTCCCAAACCATTCTTGCAGAAGTTCAATCTTGAAGTTAAGGATATAAATTGGTTGGGCAAGAATGCACGTGTATCCGATAGTGAGATGGAAAACGACCAAATATTAATAGTAGGGGTTACTCTCCAGGATGTGTGTAAATCTAAATATAGCGTTGACTTTCGTCGGAGTCCATATCGTTTTTCTACTTGGTATAATGTTCTTGTGGTGGATGGCTGTGGTGGCAGTGTTGTCTTGAAGAATAGGGATAGAAAAATCTTGATCGGGTGTGCTGCCGAATGTACCAACGAAACTGTTGACATTGCTACCAAGGACTGCTATGGGATTGGATGTTGTCAAGcttcttttataaaatataatacagTGGGTAGTGACAGCGAAATGCTTCACAGACTGAAAGCTCTCGATTTCTATGAGCTAGAGGTCGATTATGAAGCAGATTCTTCTGCGTGTGAGATGAGAGCAGGATTAATTGACCACCGCTCAGTGAACAAGTCTGCTGAGAGCACAGTCTCAATGGTATTGGAATGGTCTGCCCCAGAtttatttaattcttattcTGGAGGTAGCTGTGGATATTATTATGAAGGTAATCCGTATCTTCCCGAAGGATGCCAAG TTGTAAGGGAATGTACGAGCTGCATACATCGGTGTAAGAGAGCTTGGGATCAATCTTATGAATCTATACATTATTACTGTGACAAGTATCCAATCTTTAAGTGGGGATCTGTACTTG GATTCAGCTTAGGATTGGGATTTATGGTAATGGTCATTGGTTGCTATTGGCTCTATAGAGTAatagagagaaagaaaaaagcTAAGCGCAAATCTGATTACTTTAAAAGGAATGGGGGCTTGTTGTTGCAACAACAAATAGGTTCCGTTGAGGATACTacccaaaaaacaaaaatttttccgGTCACAGAGCTGGAGAAGGCAACCGACAACTTCAACAAAAACCGAATCCTTGGGCAAGGTGGCCAAGGCACAGTTTATAAGGGAATGTTAAAGGATGGTAGAATAGTTGCCATTAAGAAGTCTAAGAAAGTAGACAAGAGTCAATTAGAACAATTTGTCAATGAAGTTGTTATTCTGTCCCAAATTAATCATCGGAATGTGGTGAAGTTGTTAGGTTGTTGTTTAGAGACAGAAGTCCCTTTGCTTTTGTACGAGTTTGTTCAAAATGGAACACTTTATGAGCATATCCATGTCGGAAGTGAAGATTTTCATGTTACTTGGAAAACACGTTTACAAATGGCAGCAGAATCTGCTGATGCAATAGCATATTTGCATTCATCTTCATCGTCTCCTATATATCATAGAGATATCAAGTCTGCAAATATACTCCTGGATTCCAAATACAGAGCAAAAGTGTCCGATTTTGGAGCCTCAAAATCTATCGAAATTGAGCAAACTCATGTGACTACTTGTGTTATCGGAACTTATGGTTATCTCGATCCTGAGTACTTTCAGTCGAATCAATTCACTGAGAAAAGCGATGTTTACAGCTTTGGTGTAGTCCTTGTTGAGCTTATCACCAGCAAAAAACCAATTTGCCCAACCAAAGACGGAGGATGGATAAGCTTAGCAGTTGAATTCCTTTTCCACATGGAAAATTCTCGTCTCTTAGATATTTTAGATGCTCGGCTTTTGGAAGAGGGAAACAAAGAAGAGTTTGTTGCTGTTGCAAAGCTTGCAAGACAATGCCTGAACCTGAATGGGAAAGAAAGGCCTACTATGAGAGAAGTCGCAACGGTGTTAGATGAGATTAGATCATCTTCACATGTGCCCGATACAAGAGAATCCGATTTTATGGCTTGTACGGGAGTTTTGATGGCAACAAGCAGTGATAAGCCTATTGGCCCTTCAACAACAAATATGTTCTTCTCTGATTTTGGCCTAGGATCTTCCTCCATTCAATTTAAGGGACAGACCTTATGA
- the LOC130796972 gene encoding wall-associated receptor kinase-like 8, with product MQYKHKTMIISLFLLLLKLQSLLQLTVSSSSLKRTSPIAKPNCSDHCGNVRIPHPFGIGAGCYYNESYAIICNTSFSPPKPFLYHFNLEILDINWSGRNSQGHALSDEEEAVQILLVGNILQNICRSHGGDATESVDLQNSPYRYSRRHNVFAVSGCGVNAVLKNRDGDIVTGCASMCMNDTSMTKSSNYFGIEGCKATLDENIERDLDFYEIVSSSQTCNVAAGLLHIHSMINFSGNISSPKLFPTVLEWRTVDIAPSDTFSCVDYQDGTQSCSCSDYHGYVGNPYLPNGCQLVKECQKCKYGCFLNETTRAGYYYCEKHHLHKRSSILGFSISTGSVILLLGCYWLYRFGKRIKAVKQKAKYFKRNGGLLLQQQISSRDGVVDKTTIFTLSELEKGTNNFSEDRILGQGGQGTVYKGMLVDGSIVAIKKSKVVDKNQLEQFINELVILSLVNHRSVVKLLGCCLETEVPLLVYEFIVNGTLYQHLHDPSEDFHITWKMRLQIASESASALTYLHSSASAPIYHRDIKSSNILLDDKYRAKVSDFGTSRAITIEQTHVTTCVQGTYGYLDPEYFQSNQFTEKSDVYSFGVVLVELLTGKKPVFPTTSGGWMSLATEFLFQMENSCLLDNLDPRISEEAKKDELIAVANLARQCLNMNGKQRPTMREIVVLLEAIRSPHMSKPTASKCSKSEFVIMEYNSPYNIDSEGMPLISGN from the exons ATGCAATACAAACATAAAACAATGATAATATCACTGTTTTTGCTGTTGTTGAAGCTGCAATCACTATTACAGCTAACTGTTTCTTCATCCTCCTTGAAGAGAACTTCACCTATTGCAAAGCCTAATTGCTCAGATCATTGTGGTAATGTCAGGATTCCACATCCCTTTGGGATTGGTGCTGGCTGCTATTATAATGAATCCTATGCAATCATTTGTAACACTTCTTTTTCTCCCCCTAAACCATTCTTGTATCATTTTAATCTTGAGATATTGGACATAAATTGGTCTGGCAGAAATTCACAAGGACACGCACTTAGTGATGAGGAGGAAGCTGTGCAAATTCTTTTAGTGGGGAACATCCTTCAAAATATATGTAGAAGTCATGGTGGTGATGCTACTGAGTCGGTTGACCTCCAAAATAGTCCGTATCGCTATTCAAGACGGCATAATGTTTTTGCAGTGAGCGGCTGTGGTGTTAATGCTGTATTGAAGAATAGGGATGGGGATATTGTGACTGGATGTGCTTCAATGTGCATGAATGATACTTCTATGACAAAAAGTAGCAACTATTTTGGGATTGAAGGCTGCAAGGCTACCCTTGATGAAAATATAGAAAGAGATCTTGATTTTTATGAGATTGTGTCGAGTTCCCAGACTTGCAATGTGGCTGCAGGCTTGCTTCATATTCACTCCATGATAAATTTCTCTGGGAATATTTCAAGTCCTAAATTATTTCCAACGGTATTAGAATGGAGAACTGTTGATATTGCACCATCTGATACTTTTTCTTGTGTTGACTACCAAGACGGCACTCAAAGCTGTTCGTGTTCGGACTACCACGGCTATGTAGGAAACCCTTATCTTCCGAATGGATGCCAAT TGGTGAAAGAATGCCAGAAGTGCAAATATGGTTGTTTTTTGAATGAAACAACTAGAGctggttattattattgtgagaAGCATCATTTGCATAAACGGTCATCTATTCTTG GATTCAGCATAAGCACAGGATCCGTGATTTTACTCCTAGGTTGTTATTGGCTTTACAGATTTGGAAAAAGGATAAAAGCAGTTAAGCAAAAAGCTAAATACTTTAAGAGAAATGGTGGTTTACTATTGCAGCAGCAAATATCTTCTAGAGATGGTGTTGTTGATAAAACTACAATTTTTACTCTCAGCGAGTTGGAGAAAGGGACGAACAATTTTAGTGAAGACAGAATACTTGGCCAAGGAGGACAAGGTACCGTCTACAAAGGAATGTTAGTGGATGGAAGCATTGTTGCCATTAAGAAGTCTAAAGTGGTTGACAAGAACCAGTTGGAAcaatttattaatgaattggTTATTCTTTCTCTTGTCAATCACCGGAGTGTGGTCAAATTACTGGGATGTTGTTTAGAGACAGAAGTTCCATTGCTTGTTTATGAGTTCATCGTAAATGGAACATTGTACCAACATCTTCATGACCCAAGTGAAGATTTTCATATTACTTGGAAAATGCGCTTACAAATTGCTTCCGAATCAGCTAGTGCTCTAACATATCTACATTCTTCTGCTTCTGCTCCAATATATCATAGAGACATTAAGTCCTCCAATATACTTTTAGATGACAAATACAGGGCAAAAGTTTCAGACTTTGGAACTTCGAGGGCTATTACCATTGAGCAAACACATGTTACGACATGTGTTCAAGGCACATATGGTTATTTGGATCCCGAGTATTTTCAATCAAATCAGTTTACTgaaaaaagtgatgtttatagtTTTGGAGTAGTTCTTGTCGAACTCTTAACAGGGAAAAAACCGGTTTTCCCCACTACATCTGGTGGGTGGATGAGCTTGGCTACTGAATTCCTCTTTCAAATGGAAAATTCTTGTCTGTTAGATAATTTGGACCCTCGAATTTCTGAAGAGGCCAAGAAAGATGAGTTAATAGCAGTTGCTAACCTTGCAAGGCAATGCCTGAATATGAATGGAAAACAGCGGCCCACAATGAGAGAAATCGTTGTCCTACTTGAAGCAATCAGATCTCCCCATATGTCCAAGCCAACAGCATCAAAATGTTCAAAGAGCGAGTTTGTGATCATGGAGTATAATAGTCCTTATAATATAGACAGTGAAGGCATGCCACTAATTTCTGGTAACTGA